Proteins from one Pseudoliparis swirei isolate HS2019 ecotype Mariana Trench chromosome 22, NWPU_hadal_v1, whole genome shotgun sequence genomic window:
- the LOC130213218 gene encoding transcription factor HES-2-like — protein sequence MKSRVEKRRRERMNHSLERLRLMLLQAPRQPGGSQHRVEKAEILEHTVLFLRSTAEGEETRASSSSSSAAAAASPPSGGGDGGRTHSLHDGFSTCLQAAARFLGAEGKGLWLGAAALDAASLAASLSRSDPEPGKSEAAAARPGSRPEAPRQNPAETRPASKPSPAASGPVGQTLWRPWP from the exons ATGAAATCTCGGGTGGAGAAGCGTCGCAGGGAGAGGATGAACCACAGCCTGGAGCGCCTGAGGCTGATGCTGCTGCAGGCGCCACGGCAACCG GGTGGGTCTCAGCACCGGGTGGAGAAGGCGGAGATCCTGGAGCACACCGTCCTCTTCCTGCGGAGCACTGCcgagggagaggagacgagagcctcctcctcctcctcctccgccgccgccgctgcttctcctccttccggtGGTGGTGACGGAGGCCGGACACACTCCCTCCACGACGGCTTCTCCACCTGCCTGCAGGCGGCGGCTCGGTTCCTGGGAGCCGAGGGCAAAGGCCTCTGGctcggagcggcggcgctggacgCGGCGTCTCTCGCCGCCAGCCTCTCCCGCTCAGACCCGGAGCCCGGc AAGTCCGAGGCCGCCGCCGCTCGCCCCGGGAGTCGCCCGGAGGCCCCGAGACAAAACCCGGCCGAGACGCGACCGGCGAGCAAACCGAGTCCGGCCGCCAGCGGCCCGGTCGGCCAGACTTTGTGGAGGCCCTggccctga
- the LOC130212922 gene encoding uncharacterized protein LOC130212922 isoform X2, with product MKLLQDSEDAKAERKSLKPQVERRRRERMNRSLESLKTLLIERQEASQRRVEKAEILEHAVLFLQNSRRPGEADGGGGQKHLQDGFSTCLQTAAQFLGPKGKGLLLGAALDAASLAARFSRASDSDSAGAQRRRTEARSSSGCLLLGKSSRSILQLLIQRSGHKLMCTPALATVPSCVLQTRGESQSSGTSTPLQPSRAGKQSAAPSQAAGQSMWRPWPCSGGRGPDAQPELLNDSIMPIHNPQKKIMCSSDFLQGRVQCNVLNSDLSMPFL from the exons ATGAAACTGCTTCAGGATTCAGAGGACGCCAAGGCCGAGAGAAAG AGTCTCAAACCCCAGGTGGAGAGGCGTAGGAGGGAGAGAATGAACCGCAGCCTGGAGAGCCTGAAAACTCTTCtgatagagagacag GAAGCGTCTCAGCGCAGAGTGGAGAAAGCTGAGATCCTCGAGCACGCGGTCCTCTTCCTGCAGAACTCGAGAAGACCCGGGGAagctgatggaggtggtggtCAGAAACACCTCCAAGACGGCTTCTCCACCTGCCTCCAGACGGCGGCTCAGTTCCTGGGGCCCAAGGGGAAAGGCCTGTTGCTCGGAGCGGCGCTGGACGCGGCGTCTCTCGCGGCTCGCTTCTCCCGCGCCTCGGACTCCGATTCCGCCGGAGCCCAAAGGAGGAGAACCGAAGCTCGTTCCTCCTCCGGCTGCCTTCTCCTCGGGAAGTCCTCCAGGTCTATTCTCCAGCTGCTGATACAGAGATCCGGGCACAAGCTGATGTGCACGCCCGCCCTCGCCACTGTGCCGAGCTGCGTCCTGCAGACCCGCGGCGAGTCGCAGAGCTCCGGCACGTCGACCCCCCTCCAGCCGAGTCGCGCCGGCAAACAGAGCGCGGCCCCGAGCCAAGCGGCCGGCCAGTCGATGTGGAGGCCGTGGCCCTGTAGTGGAGGCCGCGGCCCTGATGCCCAACCTGAACTTTTGAATGACTCTATAATGCCGATTCATAATCCACAAAAGAagatcatgtgttcatctgacTTCCTACAGGGACGTGTTCAGTGCAATGTGTTGAACTCCGACCTCTCCATGCCTTTTCTGTAA
- the LOC130212922 gene encoding transcription factor HES-7-like isoform X1: MPGAHHSVELWDKRLEHVWNMFQWFVSHPSLILVCVPQSLKPQVERRRRERMNRSLESLKTLLIERQEASQRRVEKAEILEHAVLFLQNSRRPGEADGGGGQKHLQDGFSTCLQTAAQFLGPKGKGLLLGAALDAASLAARFSRASDSDSAGAQRRRTEARSSSGCLLLGKSSRSILQLLIQRSGHKLMCTPALATVPSCVLQTRGESQSSGTSTPLQPSRAGKQSAAPSQAAGQSMWRPWPCSGGRGPDAQPELLNDSIMPIHNPQKKIMCSSDFLQGRVQCNVLNSDLSMPFL, translated from the exons ATGCCTGGTGCACATCACTCTGTAGAGCTATGGGACAAAAGACTGGAACATGTGTGGAACATGTTTCAGTGGTTTGTCTCGCATCCTTCATTAATCCTCGTTTGCGTCCCGCAGAGTCTCAAACCCCAGGTGGAGAGGCGTAGGAGGGAGAGAATGAACCGCAGCCTGGAGAGCCTGAAAACTCTTCtgatagagagacag GAAGCGTCTCAGCGCAGAGTGGAGAAAGCTGAGATCCTCGAGCACGCGGTCCTCTTCCTGCAGAACTCGAGAAGACCCGGGGAagctgatggaggtggtggtCAGAAACACCTCCAAGACGGCTTCTCCACCTGCCTCCAGACGGCGGCTCAGTTCCTGGGGCCCAAGGGGAAAGGCCTGTTGCTCGGAGCGGCGCTGGACGCGGCGTCTCTCGCGGCTCGCTTCTCCCGCGCCTCGGACTCCGATTCCGCCGGAGCCCAAAGGAGGAGAACCGAAGCTCGTTCCTCCTCCGGCTGCCTTCTCCTCGGGAAGTCCTCCAGGTCTATTCTCCAGCTGCTGATACAGAGATCCGGGCACAAGCTGATGTGCACGCCCGCCCTCGCCACTGTGCCGAGCTGCGTCCTGCAGACCCGCGGCGAGTCGCAGAGCTCCGGCACGTCGACCCCCCTCCAGCCGAGTCGCGCCGGCAAACAGAGCGCGGCCCCGAGCCAAGCGGCCGGCCAGTCGATGTGGAGGCCGTGGCCCTGTAGTGGAGGCCGCGGCCCTGATGCCCAACCTGAACTTTTGAATGACTCTATAATGCCGATTCATAATCCACAAAAGAagatcatgtgttcatctgacTTCCTACAGGGACGTGTTCAGTGCAATGTGTTGAACTCCGACCTCTCCATGCCTTTTCTGTAA